CGGCCTTTCGAGCATCAACCCGGACGACATCGAAACGATGACGGTTCTGAAAGGGGCCACGGCGGCCGCCCTCTACGGTTCGCGGGCCAAAGACGGCGTGGTGATGATCACAACCAAAAGCCGGGGAGCGGGCAAAGGCTTCGGGGTGGAATACAACACCAACTTTACGACCGAAACCCCGCTGGACTTTACGGATTTTCAGTACGAATACGGGCAGGGCGAAGGCGGTGTCCGACCCACCACGCCGTTTCCGACCTCGGGCGTCTGGAGCTTCGGGGAGAAGTTTCAGCCGGGCATGACGCAGGTGCTGTTCGATGGTGACACGTATCCGTATGAACCGGTGCGCAACCGGGTCCGGAAGTTCTACAACGTCGGAACCAACTTCACCAATACCGTAACGGTTTCCAACAACGGCGAAAACGGCGGCTTCAGCCTGTCGTTTGCCAATACCGACAACAAGGCCATTACGCCCAACTCGGATTTTAACCGCAAAACCATCAACCTCGGTTTTTCGCAGAACATCAACAAAAACCTGGTCGCGTCCGGCAACATCAACTACTCCAACGAGTACAACCGCAACCCGACGCAGCTCAACACCCAGGATTTTGCCACGCCGACGGTGGTGATGACGCTGGCCAACTCCATGCCGTTCGAAGCGCTGAAAGAACACCAGGTGATGCCCAACGGCGATGAGTTTGTGTTTTCACGGTTTCTGGTGCGCAACAACCCGTATTACTCGGTCAACTACCACTTTGAGAACATCAAGCGCGACCGGCTTTTCGGCAACGTGGCCCTGAAATACCAGTTCACCAAATGGCTGTATTTGCAGGGGCGGCTTGCGCAGGATCTCTACACCCGCAACCAGGACTACAACATTCCGAATGGCTACGCGCCCATTGCCAAAGCGCCCGCCGGTTACGTCAATGGATCGTATACGCAGGATGTGCGCAAGTTTGTGGAACGGAACTACGACTTTATTCTGGGCGGCAACCACACCTTCGGCAACATCGGCGTGGATGTGACCTTGGGTGGTAATCAGCGGTTTGTCAGGATGGACTACAACAGCGTGACGGTTCAGGATTTTGTGCAGCCCGGTTTGTATACCGTCATGAACGGCCGCGTGAAAAACCCGCTCTACAGCCTGTCGGAGCGGAAAATCAACTCGCTGTACGCGGCTGCCACGATTTCCTACAAGGAGTTTCTCTACCTGAATGCCACGGCCCGCAACGACTGGTTTTCCACGCTATCGCCCGAAAACCGCAGCATTCTCTACCCGTCGGTAACCGGAAGTTTCGTCTTCTCGCAAGCCTTCAACACCCTGCCGACCTGGCTGACCTTCGGGAAAATCCGGGCGGCCTACGCGGAGGTGGGCGACGACAACGTCAGCCCGTATTCCAACGCCCTGTTTTACGCCGTCAACAACAACAACTTCCCGACGCCCACGGGGCAGCTCGTGCCGGTGGGCGGCATCAACGCGTCGTCGGTACCCAACCGCAACCTGCGCCCCCTACGCGTGTCGGAAGCCGAGGTGGGCGCGGAGCTGAAGTTTTTCAACAACCGGCTAGGGCTGGATTTTACGTATTACCGCAAGATCACGAAGGACCAGATTCTGGCGACCCAGATTTCGGACGCGTCTTCGTACACTAATAAGCTCATCAACGTGGGCAAGAGCATGAACAAAGGCATCGAGGTTTTGCTGACCGGAACGCCCGTTCAAACGGCGGCTTTTCAGTGGGATGTGAGCGCCAACCTGGCCTACAACACCTCGGAAGTCTTGACGCTGGGGTTGTCGCCGGCCGATACGATGATTACCGTCGGCGGTTCGGGCGGCAGCACGCTCCGGCAGGTGGTCGGCAAGCCGATCGGTCAGCTGTTTACCTTCAACTACCTCCGCGATGAGCAGGGGCGGCAGGTGTTTGACAAAGGAAGCGGGCGGCCCCTGCGCAACAACACGCCGGTGAATGTGGGGAACGCCCTGCCGAAATATTTTGGCGGTATTACGAACACCTTCTCCTATAAAGGTATTACGCTGACCACGCTGATTGATTTCAAGTTAGGCTTCAAAATGATCGGCGGGCAGAACATGAACTACCTGCGGCACGGTCTGCACAAGAAGACGCTGGTGGGCCGGGAACAAGGCTACGTGGTGGGCGTGGGCGTGAACCCCGACGGCGAAATCAACACCACCCGCTCGCCGATTCAGCCGTTTTACGAAACCCCGAACGTACTCGGTATTTACGAAGATTTTATCTACAACGCCGGTTTCTGGAAACTGCGGCAGATCACAATTGGCTACGATTTTACAAAGCTGCTGCCCCCGAACTTCTTCATCAAGGGCCTGCGGCTGAACGCGGTGGCCAACAACGTAGCGGTGTTGAAAAAATGGACCGAAAACATGGACCCCGAAATGGTCAACAACGCGTCGGACAACGCCACCGGACTGGACTTCTGGCCGAGTTTGCCGCCCACCCGGAGCCTGGGTTTCAACCTGAATATCAAGTTTTAAGCCGTTGAACGCAAAGACCTTTTCAGCCATGAAAACGAAAACCAACTACCTGTTCGGCCTGCTGACCTCGCTTTGTCTGCTCACCGGCTGCGATGATAAGTTTGACGAAATCAACACCAACAAAGTCGATCCGACCACGCTGGCCCCGTCGTTTGTGATGAACAAAGCCATCATTGACGCAACCTACCTCGACGGGTTTGGCACGCTGCAAATGCTGTGTTACGAATTCGGCATTGTCCAGCAGATCATTACGCCCTACGGCAGTTCGCTGGCCGGGGCCAATTACAACCAGAACAACGTGAGCAACACCCCGCTCGTCTGGCAGAATTTCTACCGGAACGTCCTGAAACAAATCGTTGATGTGGTGGACAAAACCAAAGACGACCCCAACCGCACCAACCTGTACAACATGGCCCGGATCTGGAAAGCCTATTCGTTCATGATTCTGACCGATACCTACGGCGATATTCCTTATACCGAAGCGGCCAAAGGGTACATCAGCGAAATCACCTCGCCCAAGTACGATTCCCAGCAGGCCATCTACGCGGATCTTCTGAAGGAGCTGGACGAAGCGTCGGCGGGGCTGGATGCCACAAAAACCGTTGAATCGACCGACATTCTGTACGGCGGCAACATCGCCAAGTGGAAACGGTTTGGCTACTCGCTGATGCTGCGGGCGGGAATGCGATTGACCAAGGTGGACCCCGCAACCGCCAGAACCTACGTGACCAAAGCCGTGACCGGGGGCGTCATGCAATCCAACGACGACAACGCCGTCATGCGCCACACGGCGTTGTACAACAACTGGATCGCCAACCACTTACAGGCTCGTGAGAAAACAAACTTTTACCTGGCTGCTCCGTTTGTCAACTACCTGAAAGCCAACAATGACCCGCGTCTGCGCTCAATTGCGGTGCGGTACGTGGGCGCAAAAGGCGGTCCGGAGCAGGTAGCTGCCCGGGCTTCCACCGATCCGAGTGTGCAGGTTGGGATGCCGATGGGCTACGATAACGTGACGGTTTCCACCCCGGCGGTGCTGGCGCAGTACGGTGTTGCCAGCCTCTGGGATTTTTCGCAGGTCAACCTGAACACGGTTTTGAAGCTCGACGCGCCGGAGTTTCACGTCACCCACGCCCAGACGCAGTTGCTGCTGGCCGAAGCGGCTCAGCGGGGCTGGACTACGGGCACTGTCGCCGATTATTTCACCAAAGGCGTGCGGGCCAACCTGGAACAAATGGCGGCTTACGACCCTTCGGCCGCCATTCCTGAAGCGGCTATTCAGGCGTACCTGACGGCCCACCCCCTCGACCCGGCGAAAGCACTGGAGCAGATCAACACGCAATACTGGGTGGCTTCCTTCCTGAACGGTCCCGAGCTGTTTGCCAACTTCCGCCGGAGCGGCTTTCCGGCCCTGACGAAAAACCCGTATCCGGCGTCGGAAATCACGGAGGATTTTATCCGGCGAATGCCGTACCCGGACAGCGAAACGGTTGTCAATCAGCAAAATGTCAACGAAGCCATCACGCGCCAGGGGGGCAACACCTTAAGCACCCGCGTTTGGTGGGATAAGAAGTAAACGAATTTTGTAAAAGCTGTTTTGCAGCGTTGAGCGGAGTAAAAGGAGGTAAGCGGAGCCTCGGCGTACCTCTGTTTTTCTCCGCTCAACGCTGCGAAACAACTCCATTTTAACCGCCTAAACCTACACAAGAAATGAAATCAAGTGTTTCCCGGCGCACGGCCATCCAATCGGTTCTGGGCGTGGTCGGCACCGCCATGACGGCTTTACCCGAATCGTCGTACGCCCAAAACCCCGGGCCGTTTCGGGATTACAGCAAAGTGAAAATTACCAAACTGGAAACCTTCCTGGTTAAACCCCGCTGGATTTTCCTGAAAATTCACACCGACGTGGGCGTGGTGGGCCTGGGCGAACCGCTGCTCGAAGGGCGGGCGCTCACCATCCAGACCGCCATCAAGGAAGTCGAGCCGTATCTGATCGGGAAAGATCCGCGGGCCATCGTTCACCACTGGCAGGCCATCTACCGGCACGCGTTTTACCGGGGCGGCCCTATTCTGACGAGTGCCCTGAGCGGCATCGACCACGCCCTCTGGGACATCAAAGGCAAACTGCTCAACGTGCCGGTATACGAACTGTTGGGTGGACCCACCCGCGACCGCGTCCGGATCTACGGCCGGGCGGCCAACGCCGAAGACATGAAGAAGCGCAAGGCCGAGGGCTATACCGTGATCAAAACCGGTGTTGCCAAGAAGAATCCGGCCAATATTGTCGAAAATCCGAAATTCATTCAGTACGCCATCGATAACTTTGCTTCGCTACGGGAAGCGGGCGGCCCGGATATGGACATAGCCATCGACTTTCACGGTGCCATTCCCCCGCAGACGTCCAAGTTGTTAATCAAAGAGCTGGAACCGTATAAACCAATGTTTGTGGAGGAACCCGTGCAGGCTCAGAACGTGGATGTGCTGGCCGATATTGCCCGCGGAACCCACCTGCCGATTGCAACCGGGGAGCGGATTTTTACCAAGTGGGGATTCCGCGAAATTCTGGAAAAACGGGCCGCCAGCATCATTCAGCCGGACCTTTGCCACGCGGGCGGCATCACGGAGGGGCGCATCATTGCGGGCATGGCCGAAGCCTATTACGTACCGATTGCCCCGCATAACCCGATGGGGCCAATTTCGCTGGCTGTGGGGCTCCACCTGGCCGCCAGTGTGCCCAACTTTCTGGTGCAGGAGCAGGTGTCGCTGGGGGAAGGGTACCTCAAAAAACCGTTCAAGCTGGAAAAGGATGGAACGGTGTTGATTCCGACGGGACCGGGGCTGGGCATCGAACTGGACGACGCGCAGATGAAGGATAAAATTGGCCACGACTGGAAAAATCCGGAGACCTATAACGCCCTGGATGGCTCGGTAGTCGACTGGTGATCAACCATGCAGTTAACGGCGGGCCGTTTGCGGACTTTCGGCTGGTGGGCCAGCAAAACCGCAGCCGTCTACTCTGGAAACGGCCTGCCGTTGACCGAAAACCTAACTAATTAAATGATCAATTATTTACTATGCTGCGATTGGGGTACATCCTCGTTTCGATTGCGACTGATCGACGGTGCAACGTATGAACTGCTGGAGGAAGTGACTGGCCAGCAGGGAATTGCCACGGTTTTTGACGCCTGGAAAAATACCGGCGAAAAGAACGGTGTCTCGAAGGAGCAATTTTTTCGGGAACACCTGAAGCGGCAAATCGAGGGGCTAGCCGGTAAAGCCGCCCAGTCTCTGGACCAGATTCCGGTGACGGTTTCGGGCATGGCTTCGTCCTCCATCGGGATGGAAGAAATACCGTATGCAACCCTGCCGTTTGCAATGGATGGCAGCCGGGCCAGCGTCCGGCACTTTGAAGCCGACGAAACGTTTCCGCACGAACTGCTGCTGATTTCGGGCGTACAAAGTCAGGAAGACGTGATGCGCGGGGAAGAAACGCAGCTAATTGGGTTGGCGGCCCTGCTCGATCAGGAAGGCCAGCGCCCCAGTGATGCTATTTTTATTTTCCCCGGCACCCATTCCAAGCACATGTACGTACGGGGAGGGCAACTCCTTAATTTTGAAACCTACATGACCGGCGAGGTATTCAAACTGATGGCGACCCACAGCATCCTGAAAGATTCCGTGGATTTACGCAGTCTGAGCGATTTTTCGGCGGGCAATCTGGCCGCTTTCCGGGCGGGCGTACAGGAGGCCGATTCCGCGCTGCTAAACCGCCTGTTTACGGTTCGGACCAATCAGTTATTCAAAAAAATAAACAAGCAGCAGAACGCTTTTTACCTGAGCGGTTTGCTGATTGGTGCCGAGTTAAAACCGTTGCGGGCGAAAGAAAACTGGCAATTGGTTTTGTGCAGCGGCACGAATTTATTTCCGTTTTATCAACAGGCTATTACTGATTTAAAGCTGGTGGATCGCACAACGTTTATTCCGGCGGAAGTCATCGATCAGGCTGCGGTAGTGGGCCAGGTTATCCTTTTTCAGAATCAACATTCAAACGTATCGGTCTATCGAAATGAGTCAGACTAAATTTTCGTGGGCGTTATTTACCAAAACGCCCATTATTGGAATTGTCCGGAATCTGGCGGTGCAGGAGGTTGTCAACGTGCTGCCAGTCTACCGGGACGCCGGACTGAGCACCCTGGAGATTACGATGAACACGCCCGGCGCCGAAGAACTGATCCGGCACGCCCGGGAGCAGGAGCCAAACGGGCTGAATATTGGAGCCGGAACGGTTTGCACCAAACGGGATCTGGAACGCGCGCTGTTGGCGGGTGCGCAGTTTATTGTCACCCCCATCCTGGACGAAACCGTTATCAAAACCTGCGTGGAGGCTCAGATTCCCATCTTTCCCGGGGCTTTTACCCCTTCGGAGATCTACAAAGCCTGGTCGTGGGGGGCGCCGATGATCAAGGTGTTTCCGGCGGCTTCGCTGGGACCGTCGTACCTCAAAGAAGTCAAGGCCCCGCTGAACCAGATTAAGCTGGTGCCGACCGGCGGGGTGGGCCTAGCCAATATGGCCGACTTCCTGAAAGCCGGTGCCGACGGACTCGGTATTGGCGGGCAGTTGTTTGATAAAGACCTAATTAAAAACCAGCGTTGGGGCGATTTGAAAAATCATTTTCGGTCGTTTGTGGACGGATTAAACCTTAACCCGTAACCTGTACGGTTTCTCGCTTTCTCACCTAACCCTTCACCTTGTGTCAACCATTAAATTTACGTATTACCGCTGGCTGATTGTCGCCCTGGTCTT
This Larkinella insperata DNA region includes the following protein-coding sequences:
- a CDS encoding SusC/RagA family TonB-linked outer membrane protein produces the protein MKKPVKLLILLLLLGPGYGFAQTTNRVTGKVTGSDSKPLPGVNVLISGSSQGTVADAEGNYAISAPANASLVFSYISYVSQTVPVNGRSVINVQLVEDTKSLNEVVVTALGIKRESKTLGYATATVNADQISTNRSPNLMTSLQGKMAGVNISTMSTGPGGSSKIRIRGQSSFSGQNNPLIVINGVPVDNSNYALGGNFGNRSANSSDGGDGLSSINPDDIETMTVLKGATAAALYGSRAKDGVVMITTKSRGAGKGFGVEYNTNFTTETPLDFTDFQYEYGQGEGGVRPTTPFPTSGVWSFGEKFQPGMTQVLFDGDTYPYEPVRNRVRKFYNVGTNFTNTVTVSNNGENGGFSLSFANTDNKAITPNSDFNRKTINLGFSQNINKNLVASGNINYSNEYNRNPTQLNTQDFATPTVVMTLANSMPFEALKEHQVMPNGDEFVFSRFLVRNNPYYSVNYHFENIKRDRLFGNVALKYQFTKWLYLQGRLAQDLYTRNQDYNIPNGYAPIAKAPAGYVNGSYTQDVRKFVERNYDFILGGNHTFGNIGVDVTLGGNQRFVRMDYNSVTVQDFVQPGLYTVMNGRVKNPLYSLSERKINSLYAAATISYKEFLYLNATARNDWFSTLSPENRSILYPSVTGSFVFSQAFNTLPTWLTFGKIRAAYAEVGDDNVSPYSNALFYAVNNNNFPTPTGQLVPVGGINASSVPNRNLRPLRVSEAEVGAELKFFNNRLGLDFTYYRKITKDQILATQISDASSYTNKLINVGKSMNKGIEVLLTGTPVQTAAFQWDVSANLAYNTSEVLTLGLSPADTMITVGGSGGSTLRQVVGKPIGQLFTFNYLRDEQGRQVFDKGSGRPLRNNTPVNVGNALPKYFGGITNTFSYKGITLTTLIDFKLGFKMIGGQNMNYLRHGLHKKTLVGREQGYVVGVGVNPDGEINTTRSPIQPFYETPNVLGIYEDFIYNAGFWKLRQITIGYDFTKLLPPNFFIKGLRLNAVANNVAVLKKWTENMDPEMVNNASDNATGLDFWPSLPPTRSLGFNLNIKF
- a CDS encoding SusD/RagB family nutrient-binding outer membrane lipoprotein; translated protein: MKTKTNYLFGLLTSLCLLTGCDDKFDEINTNKVDPTTLAPSFVMNKAIIDATYLDGFGTLQMLCYEFGIVQQIITPYGSSLAGANYNQNNVSNTPLVWQNFYRNVLKQIVDVVDKTKDDPNRTNLYNMARIWKAYSFMILTDTYGDIPYTEAAKGYISEITSPKYDSQQAIYADLLKELDEASAGLDATKTVESTDILYGGNIAKWKRFGYSLMLRAGMRLTKVDPATARTYVTKAVTGGVMQSNDDNAVMRHTALYNNWIANHLQAREKTNFYLAAPFVNYLKANNDPRLRSIAVRYVGAKGGPEQVAARASTDPSVQVGMPMGYDNVTVSTPAVLAQYGVASLWDFSQVNLNTVLKLDAPEFHVTHAQTQLLLAEAAQRGWTTGTVADYFTKGVRANLEQMAAYDPSAAIPEAAIQAYLTAHPLDPAKALEQINTQYWVASFLNGPELFANFRRSGFPALTKNPYPASEITEDFIRRMPYPDSETVVNQQNVNEAITRQGGNTLSTRVWWDKK
- the dgoD gene encoding galactonate dehydratase, with the translated sequence MKSSVSRRTAIQSVLGVVGTAMTALPESSYAQNPGPFRDYSKVKITKLETFLVKPRWIFLKIHTDVGVVGLGEPLLEGRALTIQTAIKEVEPYLIGKDPRAIVHHWQAIYRHAFYRGGPILTSALSGIDHALWDIKGKLLNVPVYELLGGPTRDRVRIYGRAANAEDMKKRKAEGYTVIKTGVAKKNPANIVENPKFIQYAIDNFASLREAGGPDMDIAIDFHGAIPPQTSKLLIKELEPYKPMFVEEPVQAQNVDVLADIARGTHLPIATGERIFTKWGFREILEKRAASIIQPDLCHAGGITEGRIIAGMAEAYYVPIAPHNPMGPISLAVGLHLAASVPNFLVQEQVSLGEGYLKKPFKLEKDGTVLIPTGPGLGIELDDAQMKDKIGHDWKNPETYNALDGSVVDW
- a CDS encoding 2-dehydro-3-deoxygalactonokinase; amino-acid sequence: MINYLLCCDWGTSSFRLRLIDGATYELLEEVTGQQGIATVFDAWKNTGEKNGVSKEQFFREHLKRQIEGLAGKAAQSLDQIPVTVSGMASSSIGMEEIPYATLPFAMDGSRASVRHFEADETFPHELLLISGVQSQEDVMRGEETQLIGLAALLDQEGQRPSDAIFIFPGTHSKHMYVRGGQLLNFETYMTGEVFKLMATHSILKDSVDLRSLSDFSAGNLAAFRAGVQEADSALLNRLFTVRTNQLFKKINKQQNAFYLSGLLIGAELKPLRAKENWQLVLCSGTNLFPFYQQAITDLKLVDRTTFIPAEVIDQAAVVGQVILFQNQHSNVSVYRNESD
- a CDS encoding bifunctional 4-hydroxy-2-oxoglutarate aldolase/2-dehydro-3-deoxy-phosphogluconate aldolase gives rise to the protein MSQTKFSWALFTKTPIIGIVRNLAVQEVVNVLPVYRDAGLSTLEITMNTPGAEELIRHAREQEPNGLNIGAGTVCTKRDLERALLAGAQFIVTPILDETVIKTCVEAQIPIFPGAFTPSEIYKAWSWGAPMIKVFPAASLGPSYLKEVKAPLNQIKLVPTGGVGLANMADFLKAGADGLGIGGQLFDKDLIKNQRWGDLKNHFRSFVDGLNLNP